From bacterium:
GCCGCGACGACATCGCGGTCTTCCGGCCGGCCACCGGCCTCTGGAGCGTCCGGGGGTTCACCCGCGTTTATTTCGGCTCCAACGGGGATACGCCTTCGCCCGGAGATTACAACGGCGACGGCATCGCCGATTTCGCCGTCCACCGCTCCGGCAGCAACCTCTGGGCGGCGCGCGGCGTAACCCGTGTCTACTACGGCAACGCCGCCACCGACGTCGCTCTCACCGGAGGAGGAGGAGGAGGGCAGCGGCTCTTCGATTACTCGGTCCGTCCCGGCGACGGGACCGACTTGGAAGAGGCCCTGGAGAGCGACGAATACGACAGCGTCTTCGTTCCGGCCGGATCGTACAATCCGACCGGATCGCTCACCGTCGACCACGTCACCAGGATCGTGGGCGAATCGAAGGAAGCCGTTTCGATCTACCTGCCCGGCAATTCCTACTTGGCCGTGGCTTCTCCCGGCTGCACGGTCGAGGGGCTCACGCTCGTCAACGGCGGTTTCACCAATATCGGGAACTGCTACATCGGCGTGGCCAACGTGACCGTCCGCGACTGCCGGTCCCGCTACAGCGTCGCCGAGGGTTTTCTCTACACCGCCGCGGCTTCCGGCGTGACTCTGGACAACTGCAACGTGGCCTACGCCGGGACCAAGGGTTTCGCGGGAAACGCGAGCGTCAAGGATTCGAAGTTGATCAACTGTTCGGTGGCGGATACGAGTCCCGGCACCAACGACTATGGGTTCGAATACTGCAACAACTTGGTCAACTGTTACGTCAACGGAGAGGATTACGGCTACCGCTATTGCAACAACGTCGTCGCTTCCACGGCGTACGCTTGCCGCACCATGGGGTTCTACCACTGCAACCGGTTGAGTTCCTGCTACGTGGACGGGAACGGCGTCACCCTCTACGGCATGCAGTATTGCAACAACCTGGCCGCCACCACCGTCGAGAACTGCGACGTCGATACGTACCAGCTCTGCAACCATTTCAGCGTCCAGACCTGGGGGTCCTGCGATTGAACCCCGGTCCGGCGAGGACGGTCGCTCCGGCCGGAAACTCCGGGGTGAAAATGCCGGGGGGACGGCGAGGCCACCCGTGAGCGACCGGGCCCGAGGGGCGGTGCTGCTGATCGTCGCCAACTTTTGTTTCGCCTGCGGGTACAGCTTGGCCCACGCCGCCGCCGGGAAAATCTCCCCCTGGCACCTGCTTTTTTGCCGGTGCTTGGTGTACCTCCTCGTTCTCGTTCCCTGGGCCTGTTTCCATCCCCGGCAAGCTCGGGGAAGAAACCGGGGGGCCTTGATCCTCCGGGGCGTTTTCGGCACGGCCATGCTCGGTTGCGTGGTTTCGGCGTTGGCGCTCATTCCGCTCTCCACCGCCACGGTCTTGGCCAAGACCACTCCCTTCTGGGCCGTGTTCGTGCTCTGGATAGCGTTTTCCGTGCGCCCCACCGCGGTCGAGTTCGTCGCCGTGCCGGTGGCGCTGGTCGGCATCTTCCTGGTCGTCCACCCCGAGGGAAGCCAAAGCCTGGCCAACCTGGCCCCGCTCGGGCTGTTCCTGGCCCTGGGGGCGGGCCTGCTCAACTCGATCGAATTCATTATCCTGCGGCGCTTGCGGCGGACCGACGTTCCCCACACCATCAACCTTTGGTACTCGGGGGTGATGCTGGCGGCGATGCTCCCGCTCGCGGTCTTCCTCCCCTGGCCGGCGCACCCCCGGTTCTGGTTGCTGGCCGTCGCCTTCGGGGCGTCGACCTTGATCGGCCAGACCCTGCTGGCCACCGCCCTGCACCTGGTCAAGCCGAGCGAGGCCGCCATCTGCACTCCCTTGATCCCGACGTTCGCCACCGTCATCGGTTGGGTCGTTTTCGGGCAAACCCTCAGCTTTTTGGAGATCCTGGGGTTGGTCCTGGTGATCGGGGCGGGGACGGCCGCGATCGCGGCCGGTTCCCGCCGCCCGCTGCCCGGCTGAGTCCGGCCCGCCCC
This genomic window contains:
- a CDS encoding VCBS repeat-containing protein; the encoded protein is MRALTAVLTVVSILLAAPRTPAADFDGDGRDDIAVFRPATGLWSVRGFTRVYFGSNGDTPSPGDYNGDGIADFAVHRSGSNLWAARGVTRVYYGNAATDVALTGGGGGGQRLFDYSVRPGDGTDLEEALESDEYDSVFVPAGSYNPTGSLTVDHVTRIVGESKEAVSIYLPGNSYLAVASPGCTVEGLTLVNGGFTNIGNCYIGVANVTVRDCRSRYSVAEGFLYTAAASGVTLDNCNVAYAGTKGFAGNASVKDSKLINCSVADTSPGTNDYGFEYCNNLVNCYVNGEDYGYRYCNNVVASTAYACRTMGFYHCNRLSSCYVDGNGVTLYGMQYCNNLAATTVENCDVDTYQLCNHFSVQTWGSCD
- a CDS encoding DMT family transporter produces the protein MSDRARGAVLLIVANFCFACGYSLAHAAAGKISPWHLLFCRCLVYLLVLVPWACFHPRQARGRNRGALILRGVFGTAMLGCVVSALALIPLSTATVLAKTTPFWAVFVLWIAFSVRPTAVEFVAVPVALVGIFLVVHPEGSQSLANLAPLGLFLALGAGLLNSIEFIILRRLRRTDVPHTINLWYSGVMLAAMLPLAVFLPWPAHPRFWLLAVAFGASTLIGQTLLATALHLVKPSEAAICTPLIPTFATVIGWVVFGQTLSFLEILGLVLVIGAGTAAIAAGSRRPLPG